The genomic window GACTCCGCCTGACCGACCGTGATCCCCCGGTGCTCCTCGGCGGCCTTGAGACCCTCCCAGGAGCTCTGGTTGAAGGAACGGTCCTGAAAGCCGCCGTCGTCGGAGACGATGCACCCCGTGAACTCCGAGCCCTCGGCGCTGCCGTCCCCGGAGGAGCCGGACACCGCACCGCAGCCGGTCGCACCGAGCCCGGTGACCCCCGCCAGGGCGAGCGCCAGGGCGCCCCGGAGGTGCCACGTGGTCACGGGGTTCCCTGCTCGGCCTCGGCGGGCTCGGCCGGCGCCGCGGCGTCCGAGAGCTCGCGCACCCGCAGCCGGACCGCCCGCAGTGCCGTGGAGGCCATGACCTGGACGCCGCAGCGGATCGCCTCCTCCTGGGGGGTGTAGTCGGACTGGTGCAGGTCGTAGGTGCGCCCGCCCGGCTCCCGCGTGCCGAGGCGCATCATGGCCCCGGGCACGTGCTGCAGGAACCACGCGAAGTCCTCCCCGCCCATGGACTGCTCCACGAGCAGGATGCTCTCCTCCCCCAGCTCCGCACGGGCCGCGATCTCCAGCAGGGTGGTCTCGGTCTCCCCGTTGACCACCGGGGGCACGCCGCGGATGTGCTCGAGGTCCACGTTCACGCCGTAGGGGGCGGCCACCTGCCCCACGACCTCGTCGAGCATCTCCCCGGCCTGGTACCACGCGTCCGCGTCGAGGCAGCGCATGGTCCCGGCCATGAAGCCGGACATGGGGATGGCGTTGGGGGCCACGCCCGCGTGGATCTGGCCCCACACCACGGCCACGCCCGAGCGGACGTCCACCCGGCGCGAGAGCACCGCGGGCACGTCGATCGCGATCTGGCTCATCGCGTAGACCAGGTCCTCGGTCAGGTGCGGACGGGACGTGTGCCCGCCGCGCCCGGAGAGCTCGATCCGGATGGTGTCGGACGCCGAGGTGATGGCCCCGATCCGGGTGCCCACCTGCCCCACGTCCAGCTTGGGCTCGCAGTGCAGCGCGAACATCCGCGGCACCCCCGCCAGCACGTTCTGCCTGATGATGCTCAGCGCCCCGCCGGGCAGCTTCTCCTCCGCGGGCTGGAACACGATCCGCACGGTACCCGCGAACGGCGAGGAGCGGTGCAGGTCCGCGAGCACACGGGCCACCCCGAGCATCACGGTGGTGTGGATGTCGTGGCCGCACGCGTGCATCACGCCCTCGTTGATGGAGGCGTAGTCCAGCCCCGTGTCCTCGAGGATCGGCAGGGCGTCGATGTCCGCCCGCAGCCCCACCATCACGGGTCCGCGCCCCACGTCCACGTAGCAGCCGGTGCGCTCGAAGCGCACGGGGTGCAGGCCGGAGGCCTCCAGGGCGTTCACGATCCGCTCCGTGGTGCGGTACTCCTCGTAGGACAGCTCCGGGTGCCGGTGCACGTCCCGGCGGAAGCGGATCAGGTCCGGGAGGTAGTGGGAGAGGAGGGGTCCGATCGCGGGGGGCAGCCCCACGTCGTCGGCGGAGGGAAGCGGCAGATCCAACATGAGAGCCAGAGTACCGCCGCCCACGTGAGACGGATCGCATCCCGGGCCGCGCTCACCGGACCCACCGGCCTGGCGGCGCGGGCGGCGCGGGCGGGGCGCCGCGCGGGCGTCGTCGTCCCGCACGGCGGGCCCGGCCGTCATCCGCGGGAACGCGTCACCGCCCGCACCGGGTGCGGGCGGCGGGGCCGGGACGCGCCGGCGCGGGCTCAGAGGACGTCCGTGTCCCCGTTGCGCTTGAGGGAGTCCACGGCGTTCTTCACTCGCTGCGCGTGCTCGGCGGTGGTGACCAGCAGGGCATCGGGCGTGTCCACCACCACGATGTCCTCCACGCCGATCAGGGCGATGAGCCGCCCGGTGTCCGAGACCACGATCCCGGAGGACTCGTCCGCGAGCACCCGGTTGTTCTGCCCCAGGATGGACACCGGCGCCTCCGTCTGCGGGTCCACCTTGTTGAGGCGGTTGATCGCCGCGAAGTCCCCGACGTCCTCCCACGTGAAGTCCCCGGGGACCATGGCCACGTCCCCGGCGGCCGCGGCGGGCTCGGCCACGGCGTAGTCGATGGCGGTCTTGGTCAGGGTGGGCCAGACCTCGTCCACCACGGCGTCGCGCTCGGGGGTCTCCCACGCGTCCGCGATCCGGTCCAGGCCCCTGGCCAGCTCAGGCTCGCTCTCGCGCAGGTAGCTGAGCATGAGACCCACCGGGGCCACGAACATCCCCGCATTCCAGGTGTAACGGCCGCTGGCCACGTACTGGCGCGCTGTCTCCTCGTCCGGCTTCTCCACGAACTGCTCCACGGCCAGCGCGTGCGGCGCCTCCGCGAGCTCGAGCGACTCCCCCGCCTTGATGTAGCCGAACCCGGTGGCCGGGGAGGAGGGGGTGATGCCGATGGTCACGATCCGACCGGTGTCGGCCGCCTGCACCGCCTCCTTCACCACCTCCTGGAACGCCTCCGCGGGCTCCACCACGTGGTCCGCGGCGAACGAGCCGATGATCGCGGTGGGGTCCCGCCGGGCGATCAGCGTGCACGCGAGTCCGATGGCCGCCGCGGAATCCTTGGGGGACGGCTCCAGCACGAGGTCGTCCGCCGTGAGCTCGGGCAGCTGCTCCTGCACGGCACCGGCGTGCGAGCGTCCCGTGACCACCATGATGGGCCCCGCCGAGAGCCCGGCCAGCCGGTCGTACGTGGCGCGCAGCAGCGACGAGCCGGAACCGGTGAGGTCCAGCAGGAACTTGGGGGCGTCCGCGCGGGAGAGGGGCCACAGCCGTGAGCCCACGCCGCCCGCCGGGATGAACGGATGGAATCGTTGCAGTGGCGAAGTCACGACCGACAGTGTACGGCCAGACCCGCGCGGTTCCGCGGATCTCGCGGCTGTGACCTGCCCCCTGCCGGGCGGCGTCCCCCGCCCGGGGGACGCACCCGCGGGCCCACCACCCACGGCGGGAAAACCCCCGGGGAACGACGCCGCCGCGTCCGGTCCGCGCGTCCGCCGCGGTCCCCGGGGACCTCCCCGGGCCCAGGCGCAGCCCCCTCCGGAACCGCCCCCGAGACCCCCGATTCGGGAATGCCGAACTGCGCTAATTCCGCGGCCCCGCGCGGTTTTCGGGATGGCGACACGTTGTCAGTGAACTCCCGGGAGGCTGGTATCTTTGACGAGAACTACCGCATCATCCATGACAGAGCCAGCCAGGGCTCCGCCATCGCCGTGCATCAGCGCGAGAACGCTGCCGTTCTGCACCGATCACCAGTGCGCACGACGACGAGCGACACAGGGAGGACATTCCGTGGCGAACTCATCCAGGGGCACCCTTTACCGCGGCCAGTACGGCATGTGGTCGTGGGTTGCCCACCGCATTACCGGCGTGGCCATCTTCTTCTTTTTGCTGGTCCACGTCCTCGACACCGCTCTCGTGCGTGTATCCCCCGAGGCCTACAACGCAGTGATTGCCACCTACAAGAACCCCGTCATGGGCCTGGGCGAGACCGGTCTGGTGGCCGCCATCGTGTACCACGCCTTCAACGGCCTGCGCATCATCCTGATCGACTTCTGGAAGGGCGGGACCAAGCACCAGAAGGGCCTGCTCTGGGGCGTCCTCGCCCTCTGGGTCGTCGTGATGATCCCCTTCCTTGTCCGTCACCTGTCGATCGTTTTCGGGGGCTGATTCCGTGAGCACTCCTCTCAAGACCAAGATCTCCGTCCCGCGCAGCCGGGACCTCGAGGTGGACGGCGTCAAGTACAACCGCTCCTCCTCGTCCCGCAGCAGCTTCGAGATGTTCGCGTGGCTGTTCATGCGCATGTCCGGCATCGTGCTGGTGGTGCTCGTCTTCGGCCACCTCTTCGTCAACCTCATGGTGGGCGAGGGCGTGCACGCCGTGGACTTCGGCTTCGTGGGCGGCAAGTGGGCCAACCCGTTCTGGCAGGTCTGGGACCTGGTCATGCTGTGGCTGGCCATGCTCCACGGCACCAACGGCATGCGCACCATCATTGACGACTACGCAGGGCGCAACACCACGCGCTTCTGGCTCAAGGTGTTCCTGTTCGTGGCCTCGGCCTTCGTGATCCTGCTGGGCACCATGGTGATCTTCACTTTCGAGCCGTGCCCCGCCGGCGCCGACCCCTCGCTGCTGGCCTCCTTCTGCCACGCCCGGTGACCGGGTGAGCGGCGGGGCCCACGGGTCCCGCCGCCACCGGCCACCCCGGTCCCGCACGGGGACCCCCATCACACTCACCCACGTAGAAAGAACATCTGGTATGCAGGTTCACAAGTACGATGTGGTAATAGTCGGCGCCGGCGGCGCCGGCATGCGTGCCGCCATTGAGTCCGGCCAGCGCGCCCGCACTGCCGTACTGACCAAGCTCTACCCCACCCGGTCCCACACCGGCGCAGCCCAGGGCGGCATGTGCGCGGCCCTCGCGAACGTCGAGGAGGACAACTGGGAGTGGCACACCTTCGACACCGTCAAGGGTGGCGACTACCTGGTGGACCAGGACGCCGCGGAGGTCATGGCCAAGGAGGCCATCGACGCCGTGCTCGACCTCGAGCACATGGGGCTGCCGTTCAACCGCACCCCCGAGGGCAAGATCGACCAGCGCCGCTTCGGCGGCCACACCCGCGACCACGGCAAGAACCCCGTGCGCCGCGCGTGCTACGCGGCCGACCGCACCGGTCACATGATCCTGCAGACCCTCTACCAGACGTGCATCAAGCACAACGTGGAGTTCTTCAACGAGTACTACGTGCTGGACCTCATCATGGTGGACACCCCGGAGGGGCGTCGCCCGGCCGGTGTGGTGGCCTACGAGCTCGCCACCGGTGAGCTGCACGTGTTCCAGGCCAAGTCCGTGGTCTTCGCCTCCGGCGGTGCGGGCAAGGTCTTCAAGACCACCTCCAACGCGCACACCCTCACCGGTGACGGCATGGCCATCGCCTTCCGCAACGGCCTGCCGCTGGAGGACATGGAGTTCGTGCAGTTCCACCCCACGGGCCTCGCGGGCCTGGGCATCCTCGTCTCCGAGGCCGCCCGCGGCGAGGGTGGCATCCTGCGCAACTCGGAGGGCGAGCGCTTCATGGAGCGCTACGCCCCCACCATCAAGGACCTCGCGCCGCGTGACATCGTGGCCCGGTCCATGGCCAACGAGGTGCGCGAGGGCCGCGGCTGCGGTCCCAACAAGGACTACGTGCTGCTGGACCTCACCCACCTGGAGCCGGCGCACATCGACGCCAAGCTGCCGGACATCACGGAGTTCGCGCGCACCTACCTGGGCGTGGAGCCCTACACCGAGCCCGTTCCGGTGTTCCCCACCGCCCACTACTGCATGGGCGGGATCCCCACCGATATCAAGGGCGAGGTCTTCCAGGACTCCGAGACCACCATCCCCGGGCTCTACGCCGCGGGCGAGGTGGCCTGCGTGTCCGTGCACGGCTCCAACCGCCTGGGCACCAACTCGCTGCTGGACATCAACGTGTTCGGCAAGCGCGCCGGCATCTACGCGGCGGAGTACGCGCAGAGCGCCGAGTTCCTGCCCGTGCCGGACGACGCCGAGGCGCGCACCGTGGCGCTGCTGGACAACGCCCGCAGCCCCCACGGCAATGAGAAGGTCGCGGCCATCCGCAAGGACCTGCAGGACACCATGGACCTCAACATGCAGGTGTTCCGCACCGCGGAGACCATCCAGAAGGCCCTCGACGACATCGCCGCGCTCGAGGAGCGCTACGCGAACATCTCCATCCAGGACCAGGGCAAGCGCTTCAACCTGGACCTGCTGGAGGCTGTGGAGCTGGGCTTCCTGCTGGAGCTGGCCAAGGTGATGTCCGTGGCCGCCCTGCACCGAGAGGAGTCCCGCGGCGGGCACTTCCGCGAGGACTTCCCCGACCGCGACGACGAGAACTTCATGGTCCACTCCATGGTCTACGAGGACCCGACGTCCGCCACCGCGGGCATCCGGCAGGAGACCAAGCCGGTGATCATGACCCGTTACGAGCCGATGGAGCGTAAGTACTGATGTCCACTGCAGTGACCGAGAACCAGAACCAGGACGCTCAGCAGCCCGCTCCCGAGGGCGAGGAGAGCATCCCCACGTACGACGTCGTGCTCCGGGTCCGCCGCTACGATCCCGAGTTCGAGTCCGAGGCCCACTGGGACGAGTGGCCCCTCACCATGTACGGCACGGACCGGGTGCTGGACGCCCTGCACAAGGTCAAGTGGGAACTCGACGGCTCGCTGTCCTTCCGTCGCTCGTGCGCCCACGGCGTGTGCGGTTCGGACGCCATGCGCATCAACGGCCGCAACCGGCTCGCGTGCAAGACCCTGCTCAAGGACCTGGACCTGTCCAAGCCCATCACGGTGGAGCCCATCAAGGGCCTGCCGTGCGAGAAGGACCTGATCGTGGACATGGAGCCGTTCTTCCAGTCCTACCGCGAGATCATGCCGTTCCTGGTGAACGAGGACCACACCCCCACCGGGGAGCGGTTCCAGTCCCAGGAGGACCGCGAGCGCTTCGACGACACCACCAAGTGCATCCTGTGCGCGGCGTGCACGTCCTCGTGCCCCGTGTTCTGGACGGACGGGCAGTACTTCGGCCCCGCCGCGATCGTCAACGCGCACCGGTTCATCTTCGACTCGCGCGACCAGGCGGGTGACATGCGCCTGGAGATCCTCAACGACAAGGAGGGTGTGTGGCGCTGCCGCACCACCTTCAACTGCACCGAGGCGTGCCCCCGTGGCATCCAGGTGACCAAGGCCATCGCTGAGGTCAAGAAGGCGGTCTTCGCCTCCGCCCTGTGAGCGCCTGAGAGCAGCGGAAGGCCCCGGATCCCGTCGGATCCGGGGCCTTTCCCGTACCTCACACGGGCTCGGCCCTACCGCGCGTCCGAGGGGGCCGCACTGCTGCCGGACGCCTGCCCGAAGCTCACGGGGGCCTCGTGACCACGGCCCCGGGCGGCGTCGGGAAGCGCCGAGACGGCCACGGCGGTGACCGCGCGCTTCTCCCGCTCGGGCTGGGCGCGCGCGCCCCGGATGTCGGCCTGCACCACGGCCCCGGAAGCTGCGGCCAGCAGCAGGATCTGGCCGTAGAGGTTGAACCACAGCAGCACACCCACGAGCACGGCCGCCGAGAGCAGGTAGGGGTTCTCCCCCGCGCGCCCGATCACCTCGCTGCCGCCGTAGCGCAGCACCTGGGACCCCGCGGCCCCCACCACCACCGTGACGGCCAGCGCCTTGCGGTGCAGCTTGAGCTGCGCGACGCCGCGCACCAGCGAGAAGCTCATGACGCAATCCACCACGAGGCCCACCGCGAAGGTCACGGCGGACTTCACGCCGCCGTCGAGCCACGGCTGCAGGCGGGTGAGCCCGATGTCCCCGAGCCAGCCGATCACGCCGTCCACCGCGCCGGAGGCGAAGACGCTCACGGTGGCGGAGGCCAGCAGCAGCACCCCGATGACCACGAGCCAGCCGAGGTCCCGGGGGACGGCCGCCATGGGCACCCCGGGTGCGGGTGGCAGCTCGAACATGCGGCGGGTGGCCAGGCGCACCCCGGCCACCCAGCGCCACGCGGTGAACAGCAGCACGGCCACGGCCACCGTGGACGCCACGGTGAACGGTCCGGTGTCCTCGAGCAGCCGCAGGGGGATCACGCCGCCGCGTCCGTCCCCCACGTCCAGCAGCCCGGGGATCTTCTCCACGAGCCCGGCCACGAGATTCTGCTGCAGCGGGGAGTTGGTGCCCAGGAACGTGGCCAGTGCCGCGAAGAAGATCACGAGCAGGGCGGTGGAGGCGAAGAGCAACTGGTACGCGAGCCCCGCGGCCATCAGCGGCCCGCCGTGGAACATGTAGTGAGCCACCACCCGGACCGGGAACAGGGCCATGAACCGGGCAAAGAACCACGCGAAGAACGCGCCCACCCGGCGCCCGAGGGGCGCGTGCTCGGCGGCGAGGTCACGCCGCAGGGCCCGCAGCCGCCGGTGCTCGGCCACCAGCCCGGAGCGGTCCACGAGGGCCGGGACCACCGGGGGCGGGTCAGTGCGCACCATGCTCGTTCGCGGTGCGCGCTCCCAGGGCCAGGCTCTGCCGGGGGTGCCAATGCCCCTGGGCGTCCCCCTCGTAGAGGTGCACCCGGTCCACCAGGAAGCCCGCGCGGTACGTGCGCAGCATCTCCTGGGCCCGGTCCAGGGCGGCGTCGTCCGTGCCGTGGGCCAGGGTCACGTGCGGGTGGTAGTCGAAGGGCGAGACCGAGACGAGGCCGTGGCGCGCCAGCGCCGCGTGCAGGGCGGTGCACTGCTCGCGTCCGCGCTCGATGCGCAAGTAGACCACGGGTGTCAGGGGCCGGAAGGTCCCGGTGCCGTTGATCTCCACGTGGAAGGGGTCCTGCTCCGCCAGAGCCTGCCGCACGCGGTCGGCCAGCTGGTCCCAGGGCCGGTCCAGCTCGGTGATCATGAGCGTGATGTGGGGGGCCACGGCGTCCGCCGACTGGTCCTCGAACGAGGCCCGCCAGTCCTGCAGCTCGCGGCCCGTGGGCTCGGGCAGGCGGAGCACGACCCCGGCGTGGACCACGCCCGGGCGCACCGTGGGTGACGGGTGTGCCTCACTCACGCGAACCTCCTCGTTGCGGCCGCGTCCCACACTATCCCACCCCCGCGGACCCCACGGCGTCTCACGCGGCGGGCAGGAAGCCCATGCGCTCGTAGACCTCCGCCACGGTGCGGGCGGCGATCTCCCGCCCCTTCTGCGCGCCGCGGGCCAGCAGGCGGTCCAGCTCGGCGGGGTCGTCGAGCAGCTCCTGGGCCCGCTTCTGGATGGGGTCCAGGGTCTGGGTGACCACCTCGGCGAGGTCCACCTTGAGGTGGCCGTACATCTTGCCCTCGTACTGCTCGACGAGGGTCTCGACCGGGGCCCCGGAGAGGGACGAGTAGATGGTGAGCAGGTTGGAGACCCCCGGCTTGGCCTGGCGGTCGAAGCGCACCTCGGTGCCGTCGTCCGTGACCGCGGACCTGATCTTCTTCGCGTTGACCTTTGCGGGGTCCAGCAGCCTGACGAGCCCGGCGTCCGACGGCGCGGACTTGGACATCTTGGCCGTGGGGTTCTGCAGGTCGTAGATCTTGGCGGAGTTCTCCAGGATCTTGGCGTCCGGCACCTCGAACGTGGCCCCGAAGCGGGAGTTGAAGCGCTGCGCGAGGGTGCGGGTGAGCTCCAGGTGCTGGCGCTGGTCCTCCCCCACCGGGA from Kocuria rhizophila DC2201 includes these protein-coding regions:
- a CDS encoding amidohydrolase yields the protein MLDLPLPSADDVGLPPAIGPLLSHYLPDLIRFRRDVHRHPELSYEEYRTTERIVNALEASGLHPVRFERTGCYVDVGRGPVMVGLRADIDALPILEDTGLDYASINEGVMHACGHDIHTTVMLGVARVLADLHRSSPFAGTVRIVFQPAEEKLPGGALSIIRQNVLAGVPRMFALHCEPKLDVGQVGTRIGAITSASDTIRIELSGRGGHTSRPHLTEDLVYAMSQIAIDVPAVLSRRVDVRSGVAVVWGQIHAGVAPNAIPMSGFMAGTMRCLDADAWYQAGEMLDEVVGQVAAPYGVNVDLEHIRGVPPVVNGETETTLLEIAARAELGEESILLVEQSMGGEDFAWFLQHVPGAMMRLGTREPGGRTYDLHQSDYTPQEEAIRCGVQVMASTALRAVRLRVRELSDAAAPAEPAEAEQGTP
- a CDS encoding mannose-1-phosphate guanylyltransferase, with the translated sequence MTSPLQRFHPFIPAGGVGSRLWPLSRADAPKFLLDLTGSGSSLLRATYDRLAGLSAGPIMVVTGRSHAGAVQEQLPELTADDLVLEPSPKDSAAAIGLACTLIARRDPTAIIGSFAADHVVEPAEAFQEVVKEAVQAADTGRIVTIGITPSSPATGFGYIKAGESLELAEAPHALAVEQFVEKPDEETARQYVASGRYTWNAGMFVAPVGLMLSYLRESEPELARGLDRIADAWETPERDAVVDEVWPTLTKTAIDYAVAEPAAAAGDVAMVPGDFTWEDVGDFAAINRLNKVDPQTEAPVSILGQNNRVLADESSGIVVSDTGRLIALIGVEDIVVVDTPDALLVTTAEHAQRVKNAVDSLKRNGDTDVL
- the sdhC gene encoding succinate dehydrogenase, cytochrome b556 subunit, which gives rise to MANSSRGTLYRGQYGMWSWVAHRITGVAIFFFLLVHVLDTALVRVSPEAYNAVIATYKNPVMGLGETGLVAAIVYHAFNGLRIILIDFWKGGTKHQKGLLWGVLALWVVVMIPFLVRHLSIVFGG
- a CDS encoding succinate dehydrogenase hydrophobic membrane anchor subunit — protein: MSTPLKTKISVPRSRDLEVDGVKYNRSSSSRSSFEMFAWLFMRMSGIVLVVLVFGHLFVNLMVGEGVHAVDFGFVGGKWANPFWQVWDLVMLWLAMLHGTNGMRTIIDDYAGRNTTRFWLKVFLFVASAFVILLGTMVIFTFEPCPAGADPSLLASFCHAR
- the sdhA gene encoding succinate dehydrogenase flavoprotein subunit, with translation MQVHKYDVVIVGAGGAGMRAAIESGQRARTAVLTKLYPTRSHTGAAQGGMCAALANVEEDNWEWHTFDTVKGGDYLVDQDAAEVMAKEAIDAVLDLEHMGLPFNRTPEGKIDQRRFGGHTRDHGKNPVRRACYAADRTGHMILQTLYQTCIKHNVEFFNEYYVLDLIMVDTPEGRRPAGVVAYELATGELHVFQAKSVVFASGGAGKVFKTTSNAHTLTGDGMAIAFRNGLPLEDMEFVQFHPTGLAGLGILVSEAARGEGGILRNSEGERFMERYAPTIKDLAPRDIVARSMANEVREGRGCGPNKDYVLLDLTHLEPAHIDAKLPDITEFARTYLGVEPYTEPVPVFPTAHYCMGGIPTDIKGEVFQDSETTIPGLYAAGEVACVSVHGSNRLGTNSLLDINVFGKRAGIYAAEYAQSAEFLPVPDDAEARTVALLDNARSPHGNEKVAAIRKDLQDTMDLNMQVFRTAETIQKALDDIAALEERYANISIQDQGKRFNLDLLEAVELGFLLELAKVMSVAALHREESRGGHFREDFPDRDDENFMVHSMVYEDPTSATAGIRQETKPVIMTRYEPMERKY
- a CDS encoding succinate dehydrogenase iron-sulfur subunit, with product MSTAVTENQNQDAQQPAPEGEESIPTYDVVLRVRRYDPEFESEAHWDEWPLTMYGTDRVLDALHKVKWELDGSLSFRRSCAHGVCGSDAMRINGRNRLACKTLLKDLDLSKPITVEPIKGLPCEKDLIVDMEPFFQSYREIMPFLVNEDHTPTGERFQSQEDRERFDDTTKCILCAACTSSCPVFWTDGQYFGPAAIVNAHRFIFDSRDQAGDMRLEILNDKEGVWRCRTTFNCTEACPRGIQVTKAIAEVKKAVFASAL
- a CDS encoding YihY/virulence factor BrkB family protein, translated to MVRTDPPPVVPALVDRSGLVAEHRRLRALRRDLAAEHAPLGRRVGAFFAWFFARFMALFPVRVVAHYMFHGGPLMAAGLAYQLLFASTALLVIFFAALATFLGTNSPLQQNLVAGLVEKIPGLLDVGDGRGGVIPLRLLEDTGPFTVASTVAVAVLLFTAWRWVAGVRLATRRMFELPPAPGVPMAAVPRDLGWLVVIGVLLLASATVSVFASGAVDGVIGWLGDIGLTRLQPWLDGGVKSAVTFAVGLVVDCVMSFSLVRGVAQLKLHRKALAVTVVVGAAGSQVLRYGGSEVIGRAGENPYLLSAAVLVGVLLWFNLYGQILLLAAASGAVVQADIRGARAQPEREKRAVTAVAVSALPDAARGRGHEAPVSFGQASGSSAAPSDAR
- a CDS encoding 2'-5' RNA ligase family protein — protein: MSEAHPSPTVRPGVVHAGVVLRLPEPTGRELQDWRASFEDQSADAVAPHITLMITELDRPWDQLADRVRQALAEQDPFHVEINGTGTFRPLTPVVYLRIERGREQCTALHAALARHGLVSVSPFDYHPHVTLAHGTDDAALDRAQEMLRTYRAGFLVDRVHLYEGDAQGHWHPRQSLALGARTANEHGAH
- the trpS gene encoding tryptophan--tRNA ligase, which produces MTEQSTPTNRIPRVVSGVQPSADSLHLGNYVGALRNWVDMQDENDCVFFVADLHSITTGQDPATMSERTRVTAAQYIAAGIDPERSTLLIQSQVPEHTQLAWVLNCITGYGEAARMTQFKDKSVKQGAENTTVGLFTYPVLMAADILVYQANQVPVGEDQRQHLELTRTLAQRFNSRFGATFEVPDAKILENSAKIYDLQNPTAKMSKSAPSDAGLVRLLDPAKVNAKKIRSAVTDDGTEVRFDRQAKPGVSNLLTIYSSLSGAPVETLVEQYEGKMYGHLKVDLAEVVTQTLDPIQKRAQELLDDPAELDRLLARGAQKGREIAARTVAEVYERMGFLPAA